Proteins encoded together in one Venturia canescens isolate UGA chromosome 10, ASM1945775v1, whole genome shotgun sequence window:
- the LOC122417471 gene encoding USP6 N-terminal-like protein isoform X2, with protein MNEEELIKRSAAERDRIFSCYDRGRENGAQIDAWEDPAYEVYHTTDRYGFIHDKRLPNAMDNNDLKLRHVEMERLKKWEKMMENWNSASTKEKLRRRIYKGIPNRLRGRVWTLLLGIEALKQEQAGKYEEMLKLARQWSTEIRQIDADVARQYRDHINYRERYSIKQRSMFYVLAAYSMYNMEVGYCQGMSVLAGLLLLYMDEEDAFWGLSVLLADKKYSMHGFYIDGFPKLNRFIEHHDKIMTRFLPKLKRKLDKCGCDSILYSLKWFFVVFQERTPVSLGLRIWDIFLLDGDRILSAMAYTIMKLHKRYLMSLEGLDEFCNYLQIKLEKDFRYDDDTVVNMMQRSGEELKRAKLDYPGAPLPAELPRFPFGTFKEPSFTSKVGRRAEEFSEAQHAMRESVAQRRTMAEEIEDTRNSPTPADASSGGDFTGSKFSLDPSLDDGGSPHGSRRSLADTSVTSTADLSVFSSATRSQALDNSLDTQSNISEGSSGSNGLPTPRATPHQPSPDVVRIYVPYTPLSQASFKEELQRTLPRSLETNKIRIRIDPDETPVVENLKPFTLESPEFELDLK; from the exons ATGAATGAAGAAGAGCTTATCAAGCGGTCTGCCGCTGAGCGAGACAGAATATTCAGTTGTTATGATCGCGGAAGAGAAAATGGtgcacaaattgatgcttggGAAGATCCAGCATACGAGGTTTATCATACTACTGACAGATATGGTTTTATTCA TGACAAACGCTTGCCGAATGCCATGGATAACAATGATCTCAAATTACGCCATGTTGAAATGGAGAGactgaaaaaatgggaaaaaatgatggaaaactGGAACAGTGCGtcgacaaaagaaaaattgagacGCAGAATATACAAAGGAATTCCCAATCGCTTGAGAGGACGTGTTTGGACTCTCTTACTTGGCATCGAAGCTCTGAAACAAGAGCAAGCTGGAAAGTATGAGGAGATGCTTAAACTGGCGAGACAGTGGTCTACAGAAATTAGACAGATCGATGCTGATGTTGCTAGACAATACAGAGATCACATTAATTATAG AGAACGTTACAGCATCAAACAACGCTCCATGTTTTACGTACTCGCTGCTTACAGCATGTACAACATGGAAGTTGGATATTGCCAAGGAATGTCGGTCTTAGCTGGCTTGCTGTTGCTTTACATGGACGAGGAGGATGCTTTTTGGGGACTTTCCGTTCTACTTGCAGATAAGAAGTACAGCATGCATG GTTTTTACATCGATGGATTTCCAAAATTAAATCGCTTCATCGAACACCATGACAAAATAATGACGAGATTCTTACcaaaattaaaacgaaaacTTGATAAATGTGGATGTGATTCCATCTTGTATTCGCTGaaatggttcttcgtcgttttTCAAGAACGT ACTCCAGTCAGTCTAGGGCTTCGAATATGGGACATATTTTTGTTGGATGGTGACCGTATTCTCTCAGCAATGGCTTATACAATAATGAAACTCCACAAACGTTATTTAATGTCGTTGGAGGGACTCGATGAATTTTGCAATTATTTGCAGATCAAATTAGAAAAGGATTTCCGATATGACGACGATACGGTTGTAAATATGATGCAGCGCAGTGGAGAAGAACTGAAAAGGGCTAAACTTGATTATCCTGGAGCACCCTTGCCAGCCGAATTGCCAAGATTTCCGTTTGGAACCTTTAAAGAGCCTTCGTTCACGAGCAAG GTTGGAAGACGAGCAGAAGAATTCAGCGAAGCTCAGCACGCGATGAGGGAATCAGTGGCACAGCGACGTACAATGGCCGAGGAAATTGAGGACACGAGAAATAGTCCAACCCCTGCGGACGCGTCAAGCGGCGGCGACTTTACCG GAAGCAAATTTTCGCTTGATCCAAGCCTAGACGACGGTGGATCGCCGCACGGTTCTCGTCGTTCATTGGCCGACACATCGGTCACGTCGACGGCCGATTTATCGGTATTTAGTTCAGCGACGCGTTCTCAAGCTCTCGATAATAGTCTTGATACTCAAAGCAACATATCCGAAGGTAGCTCGGGTAGCAATGGTTTGCCAACGCCACGAGCAACGCCCCATCAACCGAGTCCCGACGTTGTAAGAATTTATGTACCGTACACACCACTCTCCCAAGCCTCCTTCAAAGAGGAATTACAGCGTACTCTGCCACGCTCATTAGAGACTAATAAAATAAGAATTCGCATTGATCCGGACGAGACACCGGTAGTTGAGAATCTCAAACCTTTTACTCTTGAGAGCCCTGAATTTGAGCTGgatttgaaataa
- the LOC122417471 gene encoding USP6 N-terminal-like protein isoform X1, with the protein MNEEELIKRSAAERDRIFSCYDRGRENGAQIDAWEDPAYEVYHTTDRYGFIHDKRLPNAMDNNDLKLRHVEMERLKKWEKMMENWNSASTKEKLRRRIYKGIPNRLRGRVWTLLLGIEALKQEQAGKYEEMLKLARQWSTEIRQIDADVARQYRDHINYRERYSIKQRSMFYVLAAYSMYNMEVGYCQGMSVLAGLLLLYMDEEDAFWGLSVLLADKKYSMHGFYIDGFPKLNRFIEHHDKIMTRFLPKLKRKLDKCGCDSILYSLKWFFVVFQERTPVSLGLRIWDIFLLDGDRILSAMAYTIMKLHKRYLMSLEGLDEFCNYLQIKLEKDFRYDDDTVVNMMQRSGEELKRAKLDYPGAPLPAELPRFPFGTFKEPSFTSKVGRRAEEFSEAQHAMRESVAQRRTMAEEIEDTRNSPTPADASSGGDFTVRTSIRLEKPAGISSHQFITERNLSAGSKFSLDPSLDDGGSPHGSRRSLADTSVTSTADLSVFSSATRSQALDNSLDTQSNISEGSSGSNGLPTPRATPHQPSPDVVRIYVPYTPLSQASFKEELQRTLPRSLETNKIRIRIDPDETPVVENLKPFTLESPEFELDLK; encoded by the exons ATGAATGAAGAAGAGCTTATCAAGCGGTCTGCCGCTGAGCGAGACAGAATATTCAGTTGTTATGATCGCGGAAGAGAAAATGGtgcacaaattgatgcttggGAAGATCCAGCATACGAGGTTTATCATACTACTGACAGATATGGTTTTATTCA TGACAAACGCTTGCCGAATGCCATGGATAACAATGATCTCAAATTACGCCATGTTGAAATGGAGAGactgaaaaaatgggaaaaaatgatggaaaactGGAACAGTGCGtcgacaaaagaaaaattgagacGCAGAATATACAAAGGAATTCCCAATCGCTTGAGAGGACGTGTTTGGACTCTCTTACTTGGCATCGAAGCTCTGAAACAAGAGCAAGCTGGAAAGTATGAGGAGATGCTTAAACTGGCGAGACAGTGGTCTACAGAAATTAGACAGATCGATGCTGATGTTGCTAGACAATACAGAGATCACATTAATTATAG AGAACGTTACAGCATCAAACAACGCTCCATGTTTTACGTACTCGCTGCTTACAGCATGTACAACATGGAAGTTGGATATTGCCAAGGAATGTCGGTCTTAGCTGGCTTGCTGTTGCTTTACATGGACGAGGAGGATGCTTTTTGGGGACTTTCCGTTCTACTTGCAGATAAGAAGTACAGCATGCATG GTTTTTACATCGATGGATTTCCAAAATTAAATCGCTTCATCGAACACCATGACAAAATAATGACGAGATTCTTACcaaaattaaaacgaaaacTTGATAAATGTGGATGTGATTCCATCTTGTATTCGCTGaaatggttcttcgtcgttttTCAAGAACGT ACTCCAGTCAGTCTAGGGCTTCGAATATGGGACATATTTTTGTTGGATGGTGACCGTATTCTCTCAGCAATGGCTTATACAATAATGAAACTCCACAAACGTTATTTAATGTCGTTGGAGGGACTCGATGAATTTTGCAATTATTTGCAGATCAAATTAGAAAAGGATTTCCGATATGACGACGATACGGTTGTAAATATGATGCAGCGCAGTGGAGAAGAACTGAAAAGGGCTAAACTTGATTATCCTGGAGCACCCTTGCCAGCCGAATTGCCAAGATTTCCGTTTGGAACCTTTAAAGAGCCTTCGTTCACGAGCAAG GTTGGAAGACGAGCAGAAGAATTCAGCGAAGCTCAGCACGCGATGAGGGAATCAGTGGCACAGCGACGTACAATGGCCGAGGAAATTGAGGACACGAGAAATAGTCCAACCCCTGCGGACGCGTCAAGCGGCGGCGACTTTACCG TTCGTACCTCGATACGGCTGGAGAAACCAGCCGGGATATCGTCGCATCAATTTATTACCGAGAGGAATCTATCTGCAGGAAGCAAATTTTCGCTTGATCCAAGCCTAGACGACGGTGGATCGCCGCACGGTTCTCGTCGTTCATTGGCCGACACATCGGTCACGTCGACGGCCGATTTATCGGTATTTAGTTCAGCGACGCGTTCTCAAGCTCTCGATAATAGTCTTGATACTCAAAGCAACATATCCGAAGGTAGCTCGGGTAGCAATGGTTTGCCAACGCCACGAGCAACGCCCCATCAACCGAGTCCCGACGTTGTAAGAATTTATGTACCGTACACACCACTCTCCCAAGCCTCCTTCAAAGAGGAATTACAGCGTACTCTGCCACGCTCATTAGAGACTAATAAAATAAGAATTCGCATTGATCCGGACGAGACACCGGTAGTTGAGAATCTCAAACCTTTTACTCTTGAGAGCCCTGAATTTGAGCTGgatttgaaataa